One genomic window of Danio rerio strain Tuebingen ecotype United States chromosome 24, GRCz12tu, whole genome shotgun sequence includes the following:
- the LOC560947 gene encoding uncharacterized protein isoform X28, producing MSTIDFNHLSNLIPASLSPESAEELATALSTGRWWAIMEVLHPIDEERQFDFTSDHQSQTVEDEFSASGPAETADASSVTEASGELATALAAGAIMVAERPVEEPQVDISSVPFLEAPETSPGASVPENREPTTSPVLKSQPGAPVYAESDTPGYGNQIPTPAEPALGPPVCPGNGYMFQMVSAEPKDYKRLRRVSRCRRSPTLQQIREAWQQHVEVVASRGQNRIPEPQPERPQLTDVNEIIRELLSGLEPALPPKAMREPQDEAFVNQMPHQNLQHVEVVASRGQNQIPEPQPEQQQQNEPERPQQRDLVVNRRVRGVLRGLQSARPLRRMREQDEAFVNQMPHQNLQHVEVVASRGQNQIPEPQPEQQQQNEPERPQQRDLVVNGRVRGVLRGLQSARPLRRMRELDEAFVNQMPHQNLQHVEVVASRGQNQIPEPQPEQQQQNEPERPQQRDLVINGRVRGVLRGLQSARPLRRMREQQDEAFVNQMPHQNLQHVEVVASRGQNQIPEPQPEQQQQNEPERPQQRDLVINGRVRGVLRGLQSARPLRRMREQQEEIVNLQNPPLRQPRPGPPPTYIRRTVVGSIGDFARH from the exons ATGTCGACCATTGATTTCAACCATCTTTCCAACCTGATTCCTGCCTCTCTGTCACCTGAGAGCGCAGAAGAGCTCGCCACGGCCCTCTCCACCGGCCGCTGGTGGGCTATCATGGAGGTGTTACACCCCATCGATGAGGAGCGTCAGTTTGACTTCACTTCAGATCACCAGAGTCAAACTGTGGAG GACGAGTTTTCTGCGTCTGGTCCAGCAGAGACAGCAGATGCGTCCTCCGTCACTGAGGCCTCAGGTGAGCTCGCCACTGCCCTCGCTGCAGGGGCCATCATGGTGGCTGAGCGCCCTGTTGAGGAGCCTCAGGTTGACATCTCCTCAGTGCCGTTTTTGGAGGCACCAGAAACATCACCAGGAGCTTCTGTGCCTGAGAACAGGGAACCCACCACATCCCCAGTCCTCAAGAGCCAGCCTGGAGCTCCTGTGTATGCCGAGTCTGACACCCCGGGCTACGGAAATCAAATCCCCACGCCTGCTGAGCCAGCTTTGGGCCCACCTGTGTGTCCT GGCAACGGATACATGTTTCAGATGGTTTCAGCAGAGCCTAAAGATTATAAAAGACTTCGAAGAGTTTCGAGGTGTCGCCGGTCTCCGACTCTGCAGCAGATAAGAGAGGCATGG CAGCAGCATGTGGAGGTTGTGGCCAGTAGGGGACAAAATCGAATCCCTGAACCACAACCTGAAAGACCTCAGCTGACAGATGTGAACGAAATAATCCGTGAGCTTCTGTCTGGTCTTGAGCCTGCTCTTCCTCCCAAAGCAATGAGAGAACCG CAGGATGAAGCATTTGTCAATCAGATGCCTCATCAGAACCTGCAGCATGTGGAGGTTGTGGCCAGTAGGGGACAAAATCAGATCCCTGAACCACAACCTGAGCAGCAGCAACAGAATGAACCTGAGAGACCCCAGCAGAGAGACTTAGTAGTGAACCGAAGAGTCCGTGGGGTTCTGCGTGGTCTTCAGTCTGCTCGTCCTCTCAGAAGAATGAGAGAACAG GATGAAGCATTTGTGAATCAGATGCCTCATCAGAACCTGCAGCATGTGGAGGTTGTGGCCAGTAGGGGACAAAATCAGATCCCTGAACCACAACCTGAGCAGCAGCAACAGAATGAACCTGAGAGACCTCAGCAGAGAGACTTAGTAGTGAATGGAAGAGTCCGTGGGGTTCTGCGTGGTCTTCAGTCTGCTCGTCCTCTCAGAAGAATGAGAGAATTG GATGAAGCATTTGTGAATCAGATGCCTCATCAGAACCTGCAGCATGTGGAGGTTGTGGCCAGTAGGGGACAAAATCAGATCCCTGAACCACAACCTGAGCAGCAGCAACAGAATGAACCTGAGAGACCCCAGCAGAGAGACTTAGTAATCAATGGAAGAGTCCGTGGGGTTCTGCGTGGTCTTCAGTCTGCTCGTCCTCTCAGAAGAATGAGAGAACAG CAGGATGAAGCATTTGTGAATCAGATGCCTCATCAGAACCTGCAGCATGTGGAGGTTGTGGCCAGTAGGGGACAAAATCAGATCCCTGAACCACAACCTGAGCAGCAGCAACAGAATGAACCTGAGAGACCCCAGCAGAGAGACTTAGTAATCAATGGAAGAGTCCGTGGGGTTCTGCGTGGTCTTCAGTCTGCTCGTCCTCTCAGAAGAATGAGAGAACAG CAGGAGGAAATTGTTAATCTCCAGAATCCTCCTCTCCGGCAACCCCGGCCTGGTCCACCGCCTACCTACATTCGCAGGACGGTGGTGGGCAGCATTGGAGATTTTGCACGCCATTGA
- the LOC560947 gene encoding uncharacterized protein isoform X15 translates to MSTIDFNHLSNLIPASLSPESAEELATALSTGRWWAIMEVLHPIDEERQFDFTSDHQSQTVEDEFSASGPAETADASSVTEASGELATALAAGAIMVAERPVEEPQVDISSVPFLEAPETSPGASVPENREPTTSPVLKSQPGAPVYAESDTPGYGNQIPTPAEPALGPPVCPGNGYMFQMVSAEPKDYKRLRRVSRCRRSPTLQQIREAWKQQHVEVVASRGQNRIPEPQPERPQLTDVNEIIRELLSGLEPALPPKAMREPQDEAFVNQMPHQNLQHVEVVASRGQNQIPEPQPEQQQQNEPERPQQRDLVVNRRVRGVLRGLQSARPLRRMREQQDEAFVNQMPHQNLQHVEVVASRGQNQIPEPQPEQQQQNEPERPQQRDLVVNGRVRGVLRGLQSARPLRRMRELDEAFVNQMPHQNLQHVEVVASRGQNQIPEPQPEQQQQNEPERPQQRDLVINGRVRGVLRGLQSARPLRRMREQQDEAFVNQMPHQNLQHVEVVASRGQNQIPEPQPEQQQQNEPERPQQRDLVINGRVRGVLRGLQSARPLRRMREQEEIVNLQNPPLRQPRPGPPPTYIRRTVVGSIGDFARH, encoded by the exons ATGTCGACCATTGATTTCAACCATCTTTCCAACCTGATTCCTGCCTCTCTGTCACCTGAGAGCGCAGAAGAGCTCGCCACGGCCCTCTCCACCGGCCGCTGGTGGGCTATCATGGAGGTGTTACACCCCATCGATGAGGAGCGTCAGTTTGACTTCACTTCAGATCACCAGAGTCAAACTGTGGAG GACGAGTTTTCTGCGTCTGGTCCAGCAGAGACAGCAGATGCGTCCTCCGTCACTGAGGCCTCAGGTGAGCTCGCCACTGCCCTCGCTGCAGGGGCCATCATGGTGGCTGAGCGCCCTGTTGAGGAGCCTCAGGTTGACATCTCCTCAGTGCCGTTTTTGGAGGCACCAGAAACATCACCAGGAGCTTCTGTGCCTGAGAACAGGGAACCCACCACATCCCCAGTCCTCAAGAGCCAGCCTGGAGCTCCTGTGTATGCCGAGTCTGACACCCCGGGCTACGGAAATCAAATCCCCACGCCTGCTGAGCCAGCTTTGGGCCCACCTGTGTGTCCT GGCAACGGATACATGTTTCAGATGGTTTCAGCAGAGCCTAAAGATTATAAAAGACTTCGAAGAGTTTCGAGGTGTCGCCGGTCTCCGACTCTGCAGCAGATAAGAGAGGCATGG AAGCAGCAGCATGTGGAGGTTGTGGCCAGTAGGGGACAAAATCGAATCCCTGAACCACAACCTGAAAGACCTCAGCTGACAGATGTGAACGAAATAATCCGTGAGCTTCTGTCTGGTCTTGAGCCTGCTCTTCCTCCCAAAGCAATGAGAGAACCG CAGGATGAAGCATTTGTCAATCAGATGCCTCATCAGAACCTGCAGCATGTGGAGGTTGTGGCCAGTAGGGGACAAAATCAGATCCCTGAACCACAACCTGAGCAGCAGCAACAGAATGAACCTGAGAGACCCCAGCAGAGAGACTTAGTAGTGAACCGAAGAGTCCGTGGGGTTCTGCGTGGTCTTCAGTCTGCTCGTCCTCTCAGAAGAATGAGAGAACAG CAGGATGAAGCATTTGTGAATCAGATGCCTCATCAGAACCTGCAGCATGTGGAGGTTGTGGCCAGTAGGGGACAAAATCAGATCCCTGAACCACAACCTGAGCAGCAGCAACAGAATGAACCTGAGAGACCTCAGCAGAGAGACTTAGTAGTGAATGGAAGAGTCCGTGGGGTTCTGCGTGGTCTTCAGTCTGCTCGTCCTCTCAGAAGAATGAGAGAATTG GATGAAGCATTTGTGAATCAGATGCCTCATCAGAACCTGCAGCATGTGGAGGTTGTGGCCAGTAGGGGACAAAATCAGATCCCTGAACCACAACCTGAGCAGCAGCAACAGAATGAACCTGAGAGACCCCAGCAGAGAGACTTAGTAATCAATGGAAGAGTCCGTGGGGTTCTGCGTGGTCTTCAGTCTGCTCGTCCTCTCAGAAGAATGAGAGAACAG CAGGATGAAGCATTTGTGAATCAGATGCCTCATCAGAACCTGCAGCATGTGGAGGTTGTGGCCAGTAGGGGACAAAATCAGATCCCTGAACCACAACCTGAGCAGCAGCAACAGAATGAACCTGAGAGACCCCAGCAGAGAGACTTAGTAATCAATGGAAGAGTCCGTGGGGTTCTGCGTGGTCTTCAGTCTGCTCGTCCTCTCAGAAGAATGAGAGAACAG GAGGAAATTGTTAATCTCCAGAATCCTCCTCTCCGGCAACCCCGGCCTGGTCCACCGCCTACCTACATTCGCAGGACGGTGGTGGGCAGCATTGGAGATTTTGCACGCCATTGA
- the LOC560947 gene encoding uncharacterized protein isoform X14, which yields MSTIDFNHLSNLIPASLSPESAEELATALSTGRWWAIMEVLHPIDEERQFDFTSDHQSQTVEDEFSASGPAETADASSVTEASGELATALAAGAIMVAERPVEEPQVDISSVPFLEAPETSPGASVPENREPTTSPVLKSQPGAPVYAESDTPGYGNQIPTPAEPALGPPVCPGNGYMFQMVSAEPKDYKRLRRVSRCRRSPTLQQIREAWKQQHVEVVASRGQNRIPEPQPERPQLTDVNEIIRELLSGLEPALPPKAMREPQDEAFVNQMPHQNLQHVEVVASRGQNQIPEPQPEQQQQNEPERPQQRDLVVNRRVRGVLRGLQSARPLRRMREQQDEAFVNQMPHQNLQHVEVVASRGQNQIPEPQPEQQQQNEPERPQQRDLVVNGRVRGVLRGLQSARPLRRMRELDEAFVNQMPHQNLQHVEVVASRGQNQIPEPQPEQQQQNEPERPQQRDLVINGRVRGVLRGLQSARPLRRMREQDEAFVNQMPHQNLQHVEVVASRGQNQIPEPQPEQQQQNEPERPQQRDLVINGRVRGVLRGLQSARPLRRMREQQEEIVNLQNPPLRQPRPGPPPTYIRRTVVGSIGDFARH from the exons ATGTCGACCATTGATTTCAACCATCTTTCCAACCTGATTCCTGCCTCTCTGTCACCTGAGAGCGCAGAAGAGCTCGCCACGGCCCTCTCCACCGGCCGCTGGTGGGCTATCATGGAGGTGTTACACCCCATCGATGAGGAGCGTCAGTTTGACTTCACTTCAGATCACCAGAGTCAAACTGTGGAG GACGAGTTTTCTGCGTCTGGTCCAGCAGAGACAGCAGATGCGTCCTCCGTCACTGAGGCCTCAGGTGAGCTCGCCACTGCCCTCGCTGCAGGGGCCATCATGGTGGCTGAGCGCCCTGTTGAGGAGCCTCAGGTTGACATCTCCTCAGTGCCGTTTTTGGAGGCACCAGAAACATCACCAGGAGCTTCTGTGCCTGAGAACAGGGAACCCACCACATCCCCAGTCCTCAAGAGCCAGCCTGGAGCTCCTGTGTATGCCGAGTCTGACACCCCGGGCTACGGAAATCAAATCCCCACGCCTGCTGAGCCAGCTTTGGGCCCACCTGTGTGTCCT GGCAACGGATACATGTTTCAGATGGTTTCAGCAGAGCCTAAAGATTATAAAAGACTTCGAAGAGTTTCGAGGTGTCGCCGGTCTCCGACTCTGCAGCAGATAAGAGAGGCATGG AAGCAGCAGCATGTGGAGGTTGTGGCCAGTAGGGGACAAAATCGAATCCCTGAACCACAACCTGAAAGACCTCAGCTGACAGATGTGAACGAAATAATCCGTGAGCTTCTGTCTGGTCTTGAGCCTGCTCTTCCTCCCAAAGCAATGAGAGAACCG CAGGATGAAGCATTTGTCAATCAGATGCCTCATCAGAACCTGCAGCATGTGGAGGTTGTGGCCAGTAGGGGACAAAATCAGATCCCTGAACCACAACCTGAGCAGCAGCAACAGAATGAACCTGAGAGACCCCAGCAGAGAGACTTAGTAGTGAACCGAAGAGTCCGTGGGGTTCTGCGTGGTCTTCAGTCTGCTCGTCCTCTCAGAAGAATGAGAGAACAG CAGGATGAAGCATTTGTGAATCAGATGCCTCATCAGAACCTGCAGCATGTGGAGGTTGTGGCCAGTAGGGGACAAAATCAGATCCCTGAACCACAACCTGAGCAGCAGCAACAGAATGAACCTGAGAGACCTCAGCAGAGAGACTTAGTAGTGAATGGAAGAGTCCGTGGGGTTCTGCGTGGTCTTCAGTCTGCTCGTCCTCTCAGAAGAATGAGAGAATTG GATGAAGCATTTGTGAATCAGATGCCTCATCAGAACCTGCAGCATGTGGAGGTTGTGGCCAGTAGGGGACAAAATCAGATCCCTGAACCACAACCTGAGCAGCAGCAACAGAATGAACCTGAGAGACCCCAGCAGAGAGACTTAGTAATCAATGGAAGAGTCCGTGGGGTTCTGCGTGGTCTTCAGTCTGCTCGTCCTCTCAGAAGAATGAGAGAACAG GATGAAGCATTTGTGAATCAGATGCCTCATCAGAACCTGCAGCATGTGGAGGTTGTGGCCAGTAGGGGACAAAATCAGATCCCTGAACCACAACCTGAGCAGCAGCAACAGAATGAACCTGAGAGACCCCAGCAGAGAGACTTAGTAATCAATGGAAGAGTCCGTGGGGTTCTGCGTGGTCTTCAGTCTGCTCGTCCTCTCAGAAGAATGAGAGAACAG CAGGAGGAAATTGTTAATCTCCAGAATCCTCCTCTCCGGCAACCCCGGCCTGGTCCACCGCCTACCTACATTCGCAGGACGGTGGTGGGCAGCATTGGAGATTTTGCACGCCATTGA
- the LOC560947 gene encoding uncharacterized protein isoform X48, which yields MSTIDFNHLSNLIPASLSPESAEELATALSTGRWWAIMEVLHPIDEERQFDFTSDHQSQTVEDEFSASGPAETADASSVTEASGELATALAAGAIMVAERPVEEPQVDISSVPFLEAPETSPGASVPENREPTTSPVLKSQPGAPVYAESDTPGYGNQIPTPAEPALGPPVCPGNGYMFQMVSAEPKDYKRLRRVSRCRRSPTLQQIREAWQDEAFVNQMPHQNLQHVEVVASRGQNQIPEPQPEQQQQNEPERPQQRDLVVNRRVRGVLRGLQSARPLRRMREQQDEAFVNQMPHQNLQHVEVVASRGQNQIPEPQPEQQQQNEPERPQQRDLVVNGRVRGVLRGLQSARPLRRMRELQDEAFVNQMPHQNLQHVEVVASRGQNQIPEPQPEQQQQNEPERPQQRDLVINGRVRGVLRGLQSARPLRRMREQDEAFVNQMPHQNLQHVEVVASRGQNQIPEPQPEQQQQNEPERPQQRDLVINGRVRGVLRGLQSARPLRRMREQEEIVNLQNPPLRQPRPGPPPTYIRRTVVGSIGDFARH from the exons ATGTCGACCATTGATTTCAACCATCTTTCCAACCTGATTCCTGCCTCTCTGTCACCTGAGAGCGCAGAAGAGCTCGCCACGGCCCTCTCCACCGGCCGCTGGTGGGCTATCATGGAGGTGTTACACCCCATCGATGAGGAGCGTCAGTTTGACTTCACTTCAGATCACCAGAGTCAAACTGTGGAG GACGAGTTTTCTGCGTCTGGTCCAGCAGAGACAGCAGATGCGTCCTCCGTCACTGAGGCCTCAGGTGAGCTCGCCACTGCCCTCGCTGCAGGGGCCATCATGGTGGCTGAGCGCCCTGTTGAGGAGCCTCAGGTTGACATCTCCTCAGTGCCGTTTTTGGAGGCACCAGAAACATCACCAGGAGCTTCTGTGCCTGAGAACAGGGAACCCACCACATCCCCAGTCCTCAAGAGCCAGCCTGGAGCTCCTGTGTATGCCGAGTCTGACACCCCGGGCTACGGAAATCAAATCCCCACGCCTGCTGAGCCAGCTTTGGGCCCACCTGTGTGTCCT GGCAACGGATACATGTTTCAGATGGTTTCAGCAGAGCCTAAAGATTATAAAAGACTTCGAAGAGTTTCGAGGTGTCGCCGGTCTCCGACTCTGCAGCAGATAAGAGAGGCATGG CAGGATGAAGCATTTGTCAATCAGATGCCTCATCAGAACCTGCAGCATGTGGAGGTTGTGGCCAGTAGGGGACAAAATCAGATCCCTGAACCACAACCTGAGCAGCAGCAACAGAATGAACCTGAGAGACCCCAGCAGAGAGACTTAGTAGTGAACCGAAGAGTCCGTGGGGTTCTGCGTGGTCTTCAGTCTGCTCGTCCTCTCAGAAGAATGAGAGAACAG CAGGATGAAGCATTTGTGAATCAGATGCCTCATCAGAACCTGCAGCATGTGGAGGTTGTGGCCAGTAGGGGACAAAATCAGATCCCTGAACCACAACCTGAGCAGCAGCAACAGAATGAACCTGAGAGACCTCAGCAGAGAGACTTAGTAGTGAATGGAAGAGTCCGTGGGGTTCTGCGTGGTCTTCAGTCTGCTCGTCCTCTCAGAAGAATGAGAGAATTG CAGGATGAAGCATTTGTGAATCAGATGCCTCATCAGAACCTGCAGCATGTGGAGGTTGTGGCCAGTAGGGGACAAAATCAGATCCCTGAACCACAACCTGAGCAGCAGCAACAGAATGAACCTGAGAGACCCCAGCAGAGAGACTTAGTAATCAATGGAAGAGTCCGTGGGGTTCTGCGTGGTCTTCAGTCTGCTCGTCCTCTCAGAAGAATGAGAGAACAG GATGAAGCATTTGTGAATCAGATGCCTCATCAGAACCTGCAGCATGTGGAGGTTGTGGCCAGTAGGGGACAAAATCAGATCCCTGAACCACAACCTGAGCAGCAGCAACAGAATGAACCTGAGAGACCCCAGCAGAGAGACTTAGTAATCAATGGAAGAGTCCGTGGGGTTCTGCGTGGTCTTCAGTCTGCTCGTCCTCTCAGAAGAATGAGAGAACAG GAGGAAATTGTTAATCTCCAGAATCCTCCTCTCCGGCAACCCCGGCCTGGTCCACCGCCTACCTACATTCGCAGGACGGTGGTGGGCAGCATTGGAGATTTTGCACGCCATTGA
- the LOC560947 gene encoding uncharacterized protein isoform X44, with protein sequence MSTIDFNHLSNLIPASLSPESAEELATALSTGRWWAIMEVLHPIDEERQFDFTSDHQSQTVEDEFSASGPAETADASSVTEASGELATALAAGAIMVAERPVEEPQVDISSVPFLEAPETSPGASVPENREPTTSPVLKSQPGAPVYAESDTPGYGNQIPTPAEPALGPPVCPGNGYMFQMVSAEPKDYKRLRRVSRCRRSPTLQQIREAWQDEAFVNQMPHQNLQHVEVVASRGQNQIPEPQPEQQQQNEPERPQQRDLVVNRRVRGVLRGLQSARPLRRMREQQDEAFVNQMPHQNLQHVEVVASRGQNQIPEPQPEQQQQNEPERPQQRDLVVNGRVRGVLRGLQSARPLRRMRELDEAFVNQMPHQNLQHVEVVASRGQNQIPEPQPEQQQQNEPERPQQRDLVINGRVRGVLRGLQSARPLRRMREQQDEAFVNQMPHQNLQHVEVVASRGQNQIPEPQPEQQQQNEPERPQQRDLVINGRVRGVLRGLQSARPLRRMREQQEEIVNLQNPPLRQPRPGPPPTYIRRTVVGSIGDFARH encoded by the exons ATGTCGACCATTGATTTCAACCATCTTTCCAACCTGATTCCTGCCTCTCTGTCACCTGAGAGCGCAGAAGAGCTCGCCACGGCCCTCTCCACCGGCCGCTGGTGGGCTATCATGGAGGTGTTACACCCCATCGATGAGGAGCGTCAGTTTGACTTCACTTCAGATCACCAGAGTCAAACTGTGGAG GACGAGTTTTCTGCGTCTGGTCCAGCAGAGACAGCAGATGCGTCCTCCGTCACTGAGGCCTCAGGTGAGCTCGCCACTGCCCTCGCTGCAGGGGCCATCATGGTGGCTGAGCGCCCTGTTGAGGAGCCTCAGGTTGACATCTCCTCAGTGCCGTTTTTGGAGGCACCAGAAACATCACCAGGAGCTTCTGTGCCTGAGAACAGGGAACCCACCACATCCCCAGTCCTCAAGAGCCAGCCTGGAGCTCCTGTGTATGCCGAGTCTGACACCCCGGGCTACGGAAATCAAATCCCCACGCCTGCTGAGCCAGCTTTGGGCCCACCTGTGTGTCCT GGCAACGGATACATGTTTCAGATGGTTTCAGCAGAGCCTAAAGATTATAAAAGACTTCGAAGAGTTTCGAGGTGTCGCCGGTCTCCGACTCTGCAGCAGATAAGAGAGGCATGG CAGGATGAAGCATTTGTCAATCAGATGCCTCATCAGAACCTGCAGCATGTGGAGGTTGTGGCCAGTAGGGGACAAAATCAGATCCCTGAACCACAACCTGAGCAGCAGCAACAGAATGAACCTGAGAGACCCCAGCAGAGAGACTTAGTAGTGAACCGAAGAGTCCGTGGGGTTCTGCGTGGTCTTCAGTCTGCTCGTCCTCTCAGAAGAATGAGAGAACAG CAGGATGAAGCATTTGTGAATCAGATGCCTCATCAGAACCTGCAGCATGTGGAGGTTGTGGCCAGTAGGGGACAAAATCAGATCCCTGAACCACAACCTGAGCAGCAGCAACAGAATGAACCTGAGAGACCTCAGCAGAGAGACTTAGTAGTGAATGGAAGAGTCCGTGGGGTTCTGCGTGGTCTTCAGTCTGCTCGTCCTCTCAGAAGAATGAGAGAATTG GATGAAGCATTTGTGAATCAGATGCCTCATCAGAACCTGCAGCATGTGGAGGTTGTGGCCAGTAGGGGACAAAATCAGATCCCTGAACCACAACCTGAGCAGCAGCAACAGAATGAACCTGAGAGACCCCAGCAGAGAGACTTAGTAATCAATGGAAGAGTCCGTGGGGTTCTGCGTGGTCTTCAGTCTGCTCGTCCTCTCAGAAGAATGAGAGAACAG CAGGATGAAGCATTTGTGAATCAGATGCCTCATCAGAACCTGCAGCATGTGGAGGTTGTGGCCAGTAGGGGACAAAATCAGATCCCTGAACCACAACCTGAGCAGCAGCAACAGAATGAACCTGAGAGACCCCAGCAGAGAGACTTAGTAATCAATGGAAGAGTCCGTGGGGTTCTGCGTGGTCTTCAGTCTGCTCGTCCTCTCAGAAGAATGAGAGAACAG CAGGAGGAAATTGTTAATCTCCAGAATCCTCCTCTCCGGCAACCCCGGCCTGGTCCACCGCCTACCTACATTCGCAGGACGGTGGTGGGCAGCATTGGAGATTTTGCACGCCATTGA
- the LOC560947 gene encoding uncharacterized protein isoform X10, with amino-acid sequence MSTIDFNHLSNLIPASLSPESAEELATALSTGRWWAIMEVLHPIDEERQFDFTSDHQSQTVEDEFSASGPAETADASSVTEASGELATALAAGAIMVAERPVEEPQVDISSVPFLEAPETSPGASVPENREPTTSPVLKSQPGAPVYAESDTPGYGNQIPTPAEPALGPPVCPGNGYMFQMVSAEPKDYKRLRRVSRCRRSPTLQQIREAWKQQHVEVVASRGQNRIPEPQPERPQLTDVNEIIRELLSGLEPALPPKAMREPDEAFVNQMPHQNLQHVEVVASRGQNQIPEPQPEQQQQNEPERPQQRDLVVNRRVRGVLRGLQSARPLRRMREQQDEAFVNQMPHQNLQHVEVVASRGQNQIPEPQPEQQQQNEPERPQQRDLVVNGRVRGVLRGLQSARPLRRMRELDEAFVNQMPHQNLQHVEVVASRGQNQIPEPQPEQQQQNEPERPQQRDLVINGRVRGVLRGLQSARPLRRMREQQDEAFVNQMPHQNLQHVEVVASRGQNQIPEPQPEQQQQNEPERPQQRDLVINGRVRGVLRGLQSARPLRRMREQQEEIVNLQNPPLRQPRPGPPPTYIRRTVVGSIGDFARH; translated from the exons ATGTCGACCATTGATTTCAACCATCTTTCCAACCTGATTCCTGCCTCTCTGTCACCTGAGAGCGCAGAAGAGCTCGCCACGGCCCTCTCCACCGGCCGCTGGTGGGCTATCATGGAGGTGTTACACCCCATCGATGAGGAGCGTCAGTTTGACTTCACTTCAGATCACCAGAGTCAAACTGTGGAG GACGAGTTTTCTGCGTCTGGTCCAGCAGAGACAGCAGATGCGTCCTCCGTCACTGAGGCCTCAGGTGAGCTCGCCACTGCCCTCGCTGCAGGGGCCATCATGGTGGCTGAGCGCCCTGTTGAGGAGCCTCAGGTTGACATCTCCTCAGTGCCGTTTTTGGAGGCACCAGAAACATCACCAGGAGCTTCTGTGCCTGAGAACAGGGAACCCACCACATCCCCAGTCCTCAAGAGCCAGCCTGGAGCTCCTGTGTATGCCGAGTCTGACACCCCGGGCTACGGAAATCAAATCCCCACGCCTGCTGAGCCAGCTTTGGGCCCACCTGTGTGTCCT GGCAACGGATACATGTTTCAGATGGTTTCAGCAGAGCCTAAAGATTATAAAAGACTTCGAAGAGTTTCGAGGTGTCGCCGGTCTCCGACTCTGCAGCAGATAAGAGAGGCATGG AAGCAGCAGCATGTGGAGGTTGTGGCCAGTAGGGGACAAAATCGAATCCCTGAACCACAACCTGAAAGACCTCAGCTGACAGATGTGAACGAAATAATCCGTGAGCTTCTGTCTGGTCTTGAGCCTGCTCTTCCTCCCAAAGCAATGAGAGAACCG GATGAAGCATTTGTCAATCAGATGCCTCATCAGAACCTGCAGCATGTGGAGGTTGTGGCCAGTAGGGGACAAAATCAGATCCCTGAACCACAACCTGAGCAGCAGCAACAGAATGAACCTGAGAGACCCCAGCAGAGAGACTTAGTAGTGAACCGAAGAGTCCGTGGGGTTCTGCGTGGTCTTCAGTCTGCTCGTCCTCTCAGAAGAATGAGAGAACAG CAGGATGAAGCATTTGTGAATCAGATGCCTCATCAGAACCTGCAGCATGTGGAGGTTGTGGCCAGTAGGGGACAAAATCAGATCCCTGAACCACAACCTGAGCAGCAGCAACAGAATGAACCTGAGAGACCTCAGCAGAGAGACTTAGTAGTGAATGGAAGAGTCCGTGGGGTTCTGCGTGGTCTTCAGTCTGCTCGTCCTCTCAGAAGAATGAGAGAATTG GATGAAGCATTTGTGAATCAGATGCCTCATCAGAACCTGCAGCATGTGGAGGTTGTGGCCAGTAGGGGACAAAATCAGATCCCTGAACCACAACCTGAGCAGCAGCAACAGAATGAACCTGAGAGACCCCAGCAGAGAGACTTAGTAATCAATGGAAGAGTCCGTGGGGTTCTGCGTGGTCTTCAGTCTGCTCGTCCTCTCAGAAGAATGAGAGAACAG CAGGATGAAGCATTTGTGAATCAGATGCCTCATCAGAACCTGCAGCATGTGGAGGTTGTGGCCAGTAGGGGACAAAATCAGATCCCTGAACCACAACCTGAGCAGCAGCAACAGAATGAACCTGAGAGACCCCAGCAGAGAGACTTAGTAATCAATGGAAGAGTCCGTGGGGTTCTGCGTGGTCTTCAGTCTGCTCGTCCTCTCAGAAGAATGAGAGAACAG CAGGAGGAAATTGTTAATCTCCAGAATCCTCCTCTCCGGCAACCCCGGCCTGGTCCACCGCCTACCTACATTCGCAGGACGGTGGTGGGCAGCATTGGAGATTTTGCACGCCATTGA